The genomic region CTCCTGGAACGACCTGAAAGACACGAAATACGCGAAACAGCTCGTGATTCCGCCGATCAACAACACCTACGGTCTCGAAGCGCTGGTGATGCTGTCGAAGATGAACGGCGGCGGCGAGACCAACGTCGAGTCCGGCTTCAAGATCTTCAAGGAACAGATCAATCCGAACGTGCTGGCCTATGAGCCGTCGCCGGGCAAGATGACCGAGCTGTTCCAGTCCGGCCAGGCCGTGATCGCGGTGTGGGGCACCGGCCGGGTGCAGAGCTTTGCCAATACCGGCTTCCCCGTCGACTTCGTCTATCCCAAGGAAGGCGCGGCGACGCTGCTGACCACGGCGTGCCCGATCAACAAGCCCAATGCTTCGCCGCTGGCCGCGAGCTTCGTCAAGATGCTGCTCGATCCAAAAATCCAGCTCGTGATGCTGAAGGATTACGGCTACGGCCCGGTGCTGAAATCGCTGGTGATCCCGCCCGAGCTCGGCAAGATGGCGCCGATCGGCGAGCGCGCGGCCAAGCTCTACAATCCGGACTGGACCGTCATCAACGAGAAGCGCGAGGAGTGGACC from Bradyrhizobium sp. CB1015 harbors:
- a CDS encoding ABC transporter substrate-binding protein; the protein is MKTLRLLTAVSIAALIAAPSIASAQQKTLYVAGYGGSFEKTIRDEVIPAFEKENGVKVEYVAGNSTDTLAKLQAQKGNQQIDVAIVDDGPMYQAIQLGFCGKLDGLPADLYDTARFKDDRAVAIGIVATGLMYNTKVFKEKGWAPPTSWNDLKDTKYAKQLVIPPINNTYGLEALVMLSKMNGGGETNVESGFKIFKEQINPNVLAYEPSPGKMTELFQSGQAVIAVWGTGRVQSFANTGFPVDFVYPKEGAATLLTTACPINKPNASPLAASFVKMLLDPKIQLVMLKDYGYGPVLKSLVIPPELGKMAPIGERAAKLYNPDWTVINEKREEWTKRWNREVER